In Fusarium oxysporum Fo47 chromosome XII, complete sequence, one DNA window encodes the following:
- a CDS encoding FAD binding domain-containing protein — MTVTAQQLDETLSSANLAKDKFTPFDHSNIPFEEEEWPVIIIGSSMVGKTLGLLLGYHGLTLYFSIKSVSFDRHSKAGAHPRAAGINFRTSEILRQLGLEEFTLEQSGKEFDLNAGMLIVEKLVGGKVIKHLQEHDPGHVKTFTPSNWVWISQRMFEPILGQNAERFNSEQRHGHQVLLYEEHDDHVVVVVKNLNTGDIKKYKTQYVVACDGNRSPTRQNEGISWDGPGVLRNSLGVSFKSDLSPFIGKRMVHGVVYVANKDIGGGFRLENEGKQGIIMVNNVGSKTSFEPGTVTTEDAKQYFYQLSGLTPDQVDPQIVSMNYWTMAAYTAGRFESKGGRVFLAGDAAHTMPPTGGLGGNTGIADAHNLAWKLAYVLSGKASHSLLATYNIERQPIDEFTVTQAYNRFQNRIVMQQPPASEAPDESIELGFRYPRGGAFVPEEKYSTPKELYDDPAFPSAVPGSRFPHSYLDDVVSSDKPISTIDLVKTNFVLVTIDPYSPWAAAASKAPIEIDVYTLNATSSPYRDMKGNVEKKCRLKPGEAILVRPDGFIGWRGTRVDSGHEEKLKDGINAVLRK, encoded by the exons ATGACAGTCACCGCACAACAACTTGATGAGACTTTGTCGTCGGCCAATTTGGCCAAGGATAAGTTCACACCCTTTGATCATTCCAACATTCCGttcgaggaggaagaatggCCTGTCATAATAATTGGATCCAGCATGGTTGGAAAGACTCTTGGTCTTCTCCTCGGGTATCATGG GCTGACCCTGTATTTCAGTATCAAATCGGTCTCGTTTGATCGTCACTCCAAAGCTGGAGCTCACCCACGGGCAGCAGGCATCAACTTTCGAACGAGCGAGATTCTACGGCAATTAGGCCTGGAAGAATTTACTCTGGAGCAGAGCGGTAAAGAGTTTGATCTCAATGCCGGTATGCTTATCGTCGAAAAGCTAGTGGGCGGCAAAGTTATCAAACATCTTCAAGAGCATGATCCTGGACATGTGAAGACCTTTACTCCTTCCAACTGGGTGTGGATATCGCAGAGGATGTTTGAACCTATCTTGGGCCAGAATGCCGAGAGGTTCAATAGCGAACAGCGCCATGGCCATCAGGTCCTTCTATATGAGGAACACGATGATCAtgttgtcgtcgtcgtcaagaaTCTGAACACTGGCGATATCAAGAAGTACAAGACACAATATGTGGTTGCATGCGATGGCAACCGAAGTCCCACCCGCCAAAATGAGGGTATCAGCTGGGATGGCCCAGGTGTTCTTCGAAACAGTCTTGGAGTCAGCTTCAAATCAGACCTGAGCCCTTTCATCGGTAAGAGAATGGTTCATGGAGTTGTCTATGTGGCAAACAAGGACATCGGAGGAGGTTTTCGACTGGAGAACGAAGGAAAGCAAGGCATTATCATGGTGAATAATGTCGGATCCAAGACCAGCTTCGAGCCCGGAACCGTGACAACGGAGGATGCCAAACAGTACTTTTACCAACTGTCAGGCTTGACTCCTGATCAGGTAGATCCCCAAATCGTATCCATGAACTACTGGACTATGGCGGCATACACCGCTGGACGCTTCGAGAGCAAAGGCGGTCGTGTCTTCCTTGCTGGAGATGCTGCCCATACTATGCCACCCACTGGAGGCTTGGGAGGAAACACTGGAATAGCT GATGCTCATAACCTTGCGTGGAAGTTGGCATACGTCTTATCCGGGAAGGCCTCGCACTCATTACTCGCAACCTACAACATTGAGCGACAACCTATTGACGAGTTTACCGTTACACAGGCATACAACCGATTCCAGAATAGGATCGTTATGCAGCAGCCACCAGCTTCAGAAGCCCCGGATGAGTCTATCGAGCTGGGCTTCAGGTATCCTCGCGGAGGAGCCTTTGTCCCAGAGGAGAAGTACTCAACTCCCAAGGAGCTCTACGATGATCCGGCTTTCCCTTCAGCCGTTCCTGGATCTCGATTCCCACATTCCTATCTCGACGATGTCGTTTCATCTGACAAGCCAATCTCAACTATTGACTTGGTAAAGACGAACTTTGTTCTCGTCACAATAGATCCTTACTCCCCATGGGCTGCAGCCGCGAGTAAAGCTCCAATCGAGATTGATGTCTATACCTTGAACGCGACATCATCTCCGTATAGAGACATGAAGGggaatgttgagaagaaatGCCGTCTGAAGCCGGGCGAGGCGATCCTGGTGCGACCTGATGGGTTTATTGGTTGGCGAGGCACAAGGGTTGACAGCGGACAtgaggagaagttgaaggaTGGAATCAATGCAGTTCTTAGAAAGTAG
- a CDS encoding fungal-specific transcription factor domain-containing protein, with the protein MPKTRRERRESPPRPKKTARLTCKNCRARKVRCDGGQPICGICIAYNETCQYDRPPPMTQIRAMADKIAQLEQTIKDLQNKDGTSTAPLQASAAVLAESTRLSTLADPLPTIEVADGPLDTARSYYDTTSAVHDPGDTPSQAATGQVTVAHSPETRQPLPMETPELRFWEDQAVESAAVYLSIPQDVIRRLFATHWTWVHANFMFVPRALFLRDAAVGGKFFSPFLLSVLCLHSTRFRERHLTEQLLARAKLLFSHDIHNEGSIPLVQALLQFSAREIGRGSVSQAWLYGGMAFRVAIDIGLFSLSPARSGDIIWTQLGRHLAWSCFFWDKTLSLYLGRTPSLPEPPKRDPALPDDPETELWPPYPIPDDEALQSYQPRPSHLLLCFAYTCKMSVIINDILFSIYGSKRTKDVLDFVQNTRERLHSWRSSLPPALHVDYQAQTCPPTHFVAQQMLYHTTIILLHRPFLNNPACWKACQEASQCVEHLLQLLDNTFGFQRFTYIMAYCTYTAATVVVQDMKNGRPDTAERFKMFIRALNAITVSCPGIQRSINILTKGLGTAVEQDQEIQPAVPEQAPQIPAFPYTDFGYIFAEGVDETSHNTITSSNPFFSLDSFPQLWFDEFSDSVFDEVQARNSL; encoded by the exons ATGCCCAAGACAAGGCGCGAGCGAAGAGAATCTCCGCCCCGCCCAAAGAAAACAGCCCGATTGACATGCAAAAACTGTCGTGCCCGCAAAGTCCGCTGCGATGGAGGCCAGCCCATTTGCGGTATCTGTATAGCATACAATGAGACTTGCCAATATGATCGACCACCGCCTATGACGCAGATTCGTGCTATGGCGGACAAGATCGCTCAGCTTGAACAGACGATCAAAGACCTTCAGAACAAAGATGGAACCAGCACTGCGCCTTTACAAGCTAGCGCGGCAGTTCTAGCAGAGAGCACGAGACTTTCAACGCTTGCAGACCCTCTTCCGACCATTGAGGTTGCGGACGGTCCTCTAGATACCGCTCGTTCTTACTACGACACCACTTCAGCAGTTCACGATCCCGGAGATACGCCATCGCAAGCAGCCACGGGTCAAGTCACCGTGGCACACAGCCCTGAAACTCGCCAGCCACTACCTATGGAGACGCCAGAGCTGAGGTTCTGGGAGGATCAAGCCGTCGAGAGCGCAGCAGTTTATCTCAGCATTCCTCAGGATGTTATCCGACGTCTTTTCGCAACGCATTGGACGTGGGTTCACGCGAACTTTATGTTTGTCCCGCGGGCTTTGTTTCTCCGTGACGCCGCAGTCGGTGGGAAATTCTTCTCTCCGTTTCTGTTGAGCGTGTTGTGTTTGCATTCGACGCGTTTTAGGGAACGCCATTTGACGGAGCAATTACTCGCCAGAGCGAAACTCTTGTTCAGCCATGACATACATAATGAAGGGTCTATACCGCTTGTTCAAGCACTGCTGCAGTTTAGTGCTCGCGAAATTGGTAGAGGCTCTGTGTCGCAGGCTTGGCTGTACGGAGGAATGGCATTTCGAGTTGCCATTGATATCGGTCTTTTCTCGCTATCACCTGCAAGGTCTGGGGATATCATATGGACGCAACTCGGTCGGCATCTGGCATGgtcttgcttcttctgggaTAAAACACTGAGTCTGTATCTCGGGAGAACGCCGTCATTGCCTGAACCACCGAAAAGGGACCCTGCTTTGCCCGATGATCCAGAAACCGAGTTATGGCCGCCTTATCCCATCCCCGACGATGAAGCACTCCAGAGCTATCAACCGAGACCGTCGCATTTGTTACTGTGTTTTGCATATACTTGCAAGATGAGcgtcatcatcaatgatATTCTTTTCAGTATTTATGGAAGTAAAAGAACGAAAGATGTCTTGGATTTTGTACAGAATACGAGAGAAAGGCTGCACTCCTGGCGTTCAAGTTTACCACCGGCTTTGCATGTGGACTATCAAGCTCAGACATGCCCGCCTACACATTTTGTAGCCCAGCA AATGCTATACCATACCACCATAATTCTACTCCATAGGCCGTTCCTAAATAACCCAGCTTGCTGGAAAGCATGCCAGGAAGCCTCTCAATGCGTAGAAcaccttctccagcttctcgACAACACCTTTGGCTTCCAGCGGTTCACATATATCATGGCTTACTGCACCTACACCGCAGCTACAGTCGTCGTGCAAGACATGAAAAACGGCAGGCCTGATACTGCCGAGCGATTCAAGATGTTTATTAGAGCTTTGAACGCCATTACAGTCAGCTGTCCTGGCATACAGCGTAGCATCAATATTCTGACAAAGGGACTGGGTACGGCTGTcgagcaagatcaagagaTACAGCCAGCCGTTCCTGAACAAGCCCCGCAAATACCGGCTTTCCCCTATACCGACTTTGGATATATCTTTGCTGAAGGAGTGGATGAGACTAGTCATAACACGATTACGAGCTCAAATCCgttcttcagccttgattcTTTTCCTCAGTTGTGGTTTGATGAGTTCTCAGACAGTGTGTTCGATGAAGTGCAGGCTAGGAATTCGCTGTAG
- a CDS encoding glutathione S-transferase, translated as MAPTVLGIVASTRTQRVLLTLEELGIEYDFKVVDLSKGQHHDPEYVRDHHPFAKVPVFQDDGVEIFESRAIARYLAVKHKSHLAPPSDGPEALAVFEQAASVEYAYFEPAVSALGFELIFKKLFKLGDTDQAIVDQQKTVLNTTLNYYEKTLEAQEYLTGKDYSLVDLFHVPWLGFIRNRLQLGELIDSRKNVAAWAERISQRDASKAVSAKAAQH; from the exons ATGGCGCCTACCGTTCTTGGAATTGTTGCATCGACTCGCACTCAAAGAGTCCTACTCACATTGGAAGAACTAGGCATTGAGTATGACTTCAAAGTCGTAGATCTCTCAAAGGGACAACACCAC GATCCTGAATATGTCAGAGATCATCATCCCTTCGCCAAGGTTCCAGTGTTCCAAGACGATGGAGTCGAGATTTTCGAGTCTAGAGCCATTGCTCGATACCTCGCCGTGAAGCACAAGTCGCATCTTGCTCCGCCTAGCGATGGTCCGGAAGCTTTGGCAGTATTCGAGCAAGCTGCTAGTGTGGAATATGCCTATTTTGAGCCGGCTGTCTCTGCTCTAGGATTCGAGCTAATTTTTAAGAA GCTGTTCAAACTCGGAGACACCGATCAGGCGATAGTTGACCAACAAAAGACCGTGCTCAACACGACGCTGAATTACTATGAAAAGACACTCGAGGCTCAAGAGTATCTGACCGGAAAG GACTACAGCCTCGTTGACCTCTTTCATGTCCCCTGGTTAGGATTTATTAGGAACCGATTGCAACTTGGAGAGTTGATCGACTCTAGGAAGAACGTGGCGGCATGGGCTGAGCGCATAAGCCAGCGTGACGCATCAAAGGCGGTTTCGGCCAAGGCAGCCCAGCATTAG
- a CDS encoding stress responsive A/B barrel domain-containing protein, producing MGINRVVQFQFKPDTGSDAIEKVSAKIQEMREKCLHPESKQPYIQSIQGGADSAPEGLQQGITHAFVIQFDSPEDRDYYALKDPVHLTVVAELGPLVEKVQIIDLPRND from the exons ATGGGTATCAACCGTGTCGTCCAGTTTCAGTTCAAGCCGGACACCGGCAGCGATGCCATCGAGAAG GTGTCCGCCAAGATCCAAGAGATGAGGGAAAAGTGCTTGCACCCTGAATCCAAACAGCCTTACATTCAATCCATCCAAGGTGGCGCTGATAGCGCGCCAGAAGGCCTACAG CAAGGTATCACTCATGCATTCGTCATCCAATTCGATAGCCCTGAAGACAGGGACTACTACGCCCTCAAAGACCCAGTCCACCTCACTGTCGTGGCAGAGCTGGGCCCTTTGGTAGAGAAGGTTCAGATTATTGACCTGCCGAGGAATGATTGA
- a CDS encoding Alpha/Beta hydrolase protein, translating to MSLRINGFDVDVTPVIAPGAKEAGPYDPLNPSVTVLPKGHKRTTANRAFEVDTIFEKDIVLPMRDGIKLYADVFRPKTDEKVPAVLIWSPYGKTGNGPHGLGMIPGRFGVAEDQVSGYEKFEGLDPAVWPARGYAIVNVDLRGSWDSEGIIPWVGNQDGQDGYDAIEHVAKLEWCTGKVALGGNSWLAMVQWQIASQQPPSLAAIAPWEANADFYRDTLARGGVPYPYSAMWKLLQDLMVGRNAAEAPISMLEKYPLFNDYWEDKNVKLEKIQVPTYVLASFSTALHTTGSIRGYHDISSKDKWLRIHAKQEWSDLYHPDSVDDLNKFYDYFVKGIQNDWPSTQKVRGSLVGFNLPNISNIPLESYPIPNTKHTKLYLGPGEKLEAASPKDPSTVSYDAAYLPKHPLEGGEEVLFRYKFTKKTWLVGYSWLNVSISNDSDDEIDVFAQLGKQDASGTQLVNMNVPLKDLIPPVDRHTEAADTCFLKYLGPTGSLRGSHAVTKVTPKPGRFTGDWPEYTNTSRKAIPAGTVAKLEVPIWPTGIIFEEGEYLTLKVSGHYMSFMEFDFLYGAAHANKGRHTIHIGADSDSHLVVPLLDPLA from the exons ATGTCGCTCAGGATCAATGGCttcgatgttgatgtgaCCCCAGTCATCGCCCCGGGGGCCAAAGAAGCTGGTCCTTATGACCCCCTTAACCCTTCGGTAACAGTCTTGCCTAAAGGCCACAAGAGGACCACGGCAAACAGGGCGTTTGAAGTCGACACTATCTTCGAGAAGGATATTGTTCTTCCCATGCGCGACGGCATCAAGCTGTACGCTGATGTCTTTCGACCCAAGACTGACGAAAAGGTTCCAGCCGTTCTCATCTGGAGTCCTTATGGCAAGACTGGAAATG GCCCTCATGGACTTGGAATGATTCCTGGTCGGTTCGGTGTGGCTGAAGATCAGGTCAGCGGTTATGAGAAGTTCGAAGGATTAGACCCTGCTGTCTGGCCAGCTAGGGGATATGCAATCGTTAATGTGGACTTGCGAGGCTCGTGGGACTCTGAAGGAATTATTCC ATGGGTCGGCAACCAAGATGGCCAAGACGGGTATGATGCCATCGAACACGTTGCCAAGCTTGAGTGGTGCACAGGTAAAGTCGCCCTGGGCGGCAACAGTTGGCTCGCCATGGTTCAGTGGCAGATTgcttctcagcagcctccttCACTGGCCGCTATTGCTCCGTGGGAAGCCAATGCGGACTTTTACCGCGACACTCTTGCCCGCGGTGGCGTGCCGTATCCCTACAGTGCGATGTGGAAGCTCCTACAGGATCTGATGGTTGGTCGCAATGCTGCTGAGGCTCCCATCTCGATGTTGGAGAAATATCCCCTGTTCAATGACTACTGGGAGGACAAGAATGTGAAGCTCGAGAAAATCCAGGTCCCTACTTATGTTTTAGCTAGCTTCTCAACGGCTCTTCATACTACTGGCTCTATTCGTGGTTATCATGATATCTCTTCCAAGGATAAATG GCTCCGCATTCATGCTAAACAGGAATGGTCCGACTTGTATCATCCTGACAGCGTTGACGATCTGAACAAGTTCTACGACTATTTCGTCAAAGGCATTCAGAACGATTGGCCAAGCACCCAGAAAGTACGAGGATCTCTTGTCGGGTTCAATCTA CCCAACATCAGCAATATTCCCCTCGAATCATATCCCATCCCCAACACAAAGCACACAAAGCTTTACCTCGGTCCAGgcgagaagcttgaagcaGCCTCACCAAAGGATCCAAGCACCGTGTCGTATGATGCAGCATACCTTCCTAAGCACCCTCTTGAGGGCGGCGAGGAAGTACTCTTCAGGTACAAATTTACCAAGAAGACATGGCTCGTTGGCTACTCGTGGCTCAACGTCAGCATCTCCAAcgacagcgatgatgagattgatgtTTTCGCTCAACTGGGCAAACAGGATGCTTCAGGAACTCAGTTAGTCAACATGAACGTTCCTTTAAAGGACCTTATTCCTCCTGTCGACAGGCATACAGAAGCTGCAGACACATGCTTCCTGAAATACCTGGGTCCTACAGGTTCCCTACGAGGTAGTCATGCTGTCACAAAGGTGACACCTAAGCCTGGGAGATTCACTGGTGACTGGCCTGAGTACACCAACACGAGTCGAAAGGCTATTCCTGCCGGCACTGTTGCCAAGCTCGAGGTTCCCATCTGGCCGACTGGTATCATCTTTGAGGAGGGAGAGTACTTGACATTGAAGGTTTCTGGTCACTATATGAGCTTCATGGAGTTTGACTTCTTGTACGGAGCTGCTCATGCGAACAAGGGTCGTCATACCATTCATATTGGGGCCGACTCTGACAGTCATCTAGTGGTTCCTCTGCTGGACCCTCTGGCTTAG
- a CDS encoding fungal-specific transcription factor domain-containing protein — protein MSPPSTQPEFSCETCNLPFQRKEHYQRHLRTHTKEKPFTCSECGQSFGRVCRQQDNDCYYEPHAKRKMSEASSDRPISKRNREKAPVNVEAMESINVNVNSRNSPLSPPATVQDNGSNKTSYAENYMSPAHDPFIEISKPDNLNANIQAIDPQLDAQHSSSIGYQSHQHGPSDILFDTDDILAKFNSANTIPAPLPSMLFGDAFETNGWLNYGADQSFAPLFLQNDASLDAINELWFDHAGFRAPQQPIVSQLTPASSMVDQSAVAELYSRSHSPAIDRDAVEPREYVAVSIELDAQLNFPDLSHLTAEDVDHENLAHVDDIPEEVSKNVAEAAAEIQNGGNFPHFRNLAIPPTPVLNAWVQLYFEYFHPVMPILHKSTFSSSKRHWLLIFTVAAIGAHFSSIKDAQACSRAMHETIRRQCSTMCERQNSNGRELWMSQTILLNHIGLLYGGERRSLEIGEFLQALPVTLGRRKRLFTNMFPVDKFAQLQLPHAQKWQIWLLDEERRRAGFAIWLLDSAFSAHFDLTSLMRLSELQISLPQPDDRWGASTAQCWANFPAVENSGSGGLPTMERVISEDSWRFVWSKTNTLGKQVMLQHLTNVIKDKSADQPGTPGFSYHDKLLASNILTDFLNLIETDQMEQSIDEAKASTTHKIMALTALMTHNTPVQSLLPTIIRCIYGKLDNKDWAAISDRWRGASGQGRLGCFYASRILHVVRSSRSSHFGTPVSLLQAVLVLWLYSALAERYRDGFLFSRTAPAVVLGPKPLDQMETNSWIEMGWSRVKLPGIGNLLCAEGRTKLLDDAVVLMRSLKGWGISNAYAQILLRLRASETASMAHG, from the exons ATGAGCCCGCCTAGCACTCAGCCAGAATTCTCATGCGAGACGTGCAATCTCCCATTTCAGCGCAAGGAGCATTACCAGAGACACCTACGCACTCATACAAAAGAGAAGCCGTTCACATGCTCCGAATGTGGACAAAGCTTTGGTCGCGT ATGTCGGCAACAAGACAATGATTGCTACTACGAGCCTCATGCGAAGCGAAAAATGTCAGAGGCTAGTTCTGACAGGCCAATCAGCAAGCGGAACCGAGAAAAAGCCCCGGTCAATGTTGAGGCCATGGAAAGCATCAATGTCAATGTGAATAGCAGGAACTCGCCGCTCTCACCGCCCGCGACCGTTCAGGATAACGGCTCTAACAAGACCAGCTATGCTGAAAACTACATGTCGCCGGCTCATGATCCATTCATCGAGATATCCAAGCCCGACAACCTCAATGCCAATATTCAAGCAATCGATCCCCAGCTTGATGCACAGCATAGCTCATCTATCGGATATCAAAGCCATCAGCACGGCCCCAGTGACATCCTCTTTGATACTGACGACATATTGGCAAAATTTAACTCTGCAAATACAATTCCGGCACCATTACCCTCTATGTTATTCGGTGATGCCTTCGAAACTAACGGATGGCTCAACTACGGCGCCGATCAATCATTTGCGCCCCTCTTTCTCCAGAACGATGCATCTCTCGACGCCATCAACGAACTCTGGTTCGACCACGCAGGGTTCAGAGCACCTCAGCAACCTATCGTCTCACAGCTTACACCAGCCTCTTCGATGGTCGATCAATCAGCCGTGGCAGAGTTATACAGCCGCAGCCACTCCCCAGCTATTGATAGGGATGCGGTTGAGCCTAGAGAATATGTTGCCGTCTCAATCGAGTTAGACGCTCAGCTCAACTTCCCTGACCTATCACACCTGACGGCCGAAGACGTTGATCATGAGAATTTGGCACATGTAGATGATATCCCCGAGGAAGTGTCCAAGAATGTAGCCgaggcagcagcagagatACAGAACGGCGGTAACTTCCCGCATTTTAGGAATCTGGCTATACCGCCAACGCCAGTGCTAAATGCTTGGGTCCAGCTGTACTTTGAGTACTTCCACCCAGTTATGCCTATTCTGCACAAGTCGACCTTCTCCTCGTCTAAACGGCATTGGCTTCTTATCTTTACAGTGGCCGCAATCGGTGCGCACTTTTCAAGCATCAAAGATGCCCAGGCATGCTCGAGGGCAATGCATGAGACTATTCGACGACAATGTTCAACCATG TGTGAACGTCAAAACTCCAACGGAAGAGAGCTTTGGATGTCGCAGACTATTCTCCTGAACCACATTGGCCTGCTCTATGGCGGTGAGCGGAGGTCTCTCGAAATTGGCGAATTCCTGCAAGCATTGCCCGTAACACTCGGAAGACGAAAAAGGCTTTTTACAAACATGTTTCCCGTAGACAAGTTTGCTCAGCTGCAGTTACCGCATGCTCAGAAATGGCAAATCTGGCTGTTAGACGAAGAGCGGCGACGGGCAGGCTTTGCTATCTGG CTCTTGGATTCTGCATTCAGCGCGCACTTTGACCTGACGAGTCTTATGAGGCTGTCCGAACTGCAGATATCCCTGCCTCAGCCGGATGATCGTTGGGGTGCATCAACGGCCCAGTGCTGGGCCAACTTTCCTGCAGTTG AAAACTCTGGCTCTGGTGGACTTCCGACGATGGAGCGTGTCATCTCCGAAGATAGCTGGCGATTCGTATGGTCCAAAACCAACACCTTAGGCAAGCAGGTTATGCTGCAGCATCTCACCAACGTCATCAAGGATAAAAGTGCAGACCAGCCTGGCACCCCGGGCTTCTCATACCACGACAAATTACTAGCCTCGAACATCTTGACTGATTTTCTGAATCTGATCGAGACCGACCAGATGGAGCAATCAattgatgaagccaaggcaTCGACAACACACAAGATCATGGCGCTGACGGCTTTGATGACACACAATACTCCGGTCCAGAGCCTCCTTCCAACGATTATTCGATGTATATACGGCAAGCTCGACAATAAAGACTGGGCGGCGATCAGCGATCGCTGGAGAGGAGCGTCCGGGCAAGGAAGGCTTGGATGCTTCTACGCATCGCGCATCCTCCACGTAGTACGGTCAAGCCGGTCATCGCACTTTGGTACACCAGTCTCGCTTCTCCAGGCTGTGTTGGTTCTGTGGCTTTACTCAGCGCTTGCTGAACGTTACCGTGATGGGTTTTTGTTCTCGCGCACGGCTCCAGCTGTGGTGCTTGGCCCGAAGCCCCTGGACCAGATGGAGACTAACTCTTGGATCGAGATGGGGTGGAGCCGAGTCAAGTTACCGGGAATCGGCAATCTGCTTTGTGCAGAGGGAAGAACTAAGCTGTTGGACGATGCGGTGGTGCTTATGAGATCGCTAAAGGGTTGGGGGATTAGTAATGCATATGCTCAGATCTTGCTGCGACTGCGAGCGAGTGAGACGGCTAGTATGGCCCATGGATGA
- a CDS encoding major facilitator superfamily domain-containing protein: MDSASTEKAEVSRVENTSRAPSTPTGQELRDHPKTWNRSLKLMVLANLCFMAGISAGLTPLVYDFHSNYDKASDIVAYSVLCIGLGSFIWIPTAVVIGKRPVLLASQIMFMAGCIWCSQAESMNSLLGARILGAFGAGAVQAVGPAVVGEIFLEKNYSKAMGLYAVSLCIGAQGGPLIAGHLIEAKGWSWFFILLAILSGFNFLTLAFFCPETAFNVEIEAGATSADVDADILDQTTGFGRTQSSLTTWKQNSFYLRHPHVRGGGLRQWFLSFLLQIEFMFDPIVILSAGMWGIVLAWVATISVISNQLFAMPPFLWGPAELGNWACTSLVGVAIAFPIAGPLTDTVSSFIGRRKGKHMPEYRLITLVVPFLFSSSGLLLFGYTYTKGSYVGPAVGYAMQAASLMLIPTSVLSYGIDSYPYDAAEVTALMNAVTHIIPFGLTKTASNWLAKVGVEKMFLQMAIIQWALLAGFTIVLLVFGPWIRVKAAYVHHHYGAKRFL, from the exons ATGGATTCCGCAAGCACAGAAAAGGCAGAAGTGTCGAGAGTGGAGAATACTAGCCGAGCCCCAAGCACCCCAACAGGTCAAGAACTGCGAGACCATCCAAAG ACATGGAATCGGAGCCTCAAGCTGATGGTCCTGGCCAACCTTTGCTTCATG GCCGGTATTTCTGCTGGGTTGACCCCTCTCGTATACGACTTTCACAGCAACTATGACAAGGCCAGTGATATCGTCGCGTACTCTGTGCTATGCATTGGCCTGGGCTCATTCATATGGATTCCGACCGCTGTGGTGATTGGGAAACGACCCGTCCTGCTAGCATCTCAGATAATGTTCATGGCTGGATGTATTTGGTGCTCGCAAGCAGAGTCAATGAATAGCCTTCTCGGGGCGCGAATCCTCGGTGCCTTCGGTGCTGGAGCAGTCCAAGCTGTTGGTCCTGCTGTCGTAGGAG AAAtattcttggagaagaactACTCTAAAGCAATGGGCTTGTACGCAGTGAGTCTCTGTATCGGAGCTCAGGGCGGACCTCTTATCGCAGGCCACCTGATCGAAGCCAAAGGATGGAGTTGGTTTTTTATCCTCCTCGCTATTCTTAGCGGTTTCAACTTTCTTACGCTAGCTTTCTTCTGCCCAGAGACTGCTTTCAATGTCGAGATTGAGGCGGGCGCTACTAGTGCTGATGTCGACGCCGATATTCTTGACCAGACCACCGGGTTTGGTCGCACCCAGAGCTCGCTCACAACATGGAAGCAGAACTCTTTTTATTTGAGACACCCGCACGTGAGAGGTGGTGGCTTGAGGCAATGGTTTCTTTCGTTCTTGCTGCAGATCGAATTCATGTTCGATCCCATCGTGATTCTCTCTGCGGGTATGTGGGGAATTGTGTTAGCTTG GGTCGCAACTATCTCAGTCATCTCCAACCAACTGTTCGCGATGCCCCCCTTCCTCTGGGGTCCTGCTGAACTGGGCAATTGGGCATGCACGAGTCTAGTCGGTGTAGCCATTGCCTTTCCCATTGCTGGACCCTTGACCGACACCGTCTCCTCGTTTATCGGCCGCCGAAAGGGCAAACATATGCCTGAATACCGACTCATCACTCTGGTGGTCCCATTCCTGTTCTCTTCATCAGGTTTGTTGCTGTTTGGCTATACATACACAAAGGGGTCTTATGTAGGGCCAGCAGTTGGTTACGCCATGCAAGCTGCTAGCCTTATGCTCATCCCCACCTCTGTTCTGTCCTACGGTATCGATAGCTACCCTTACGATGCGGCTGAGGTAACTGCCTTGATGAATGCCGTCACCCATATCATTCCTTTCGGGCTGACGAAGACGGCTTCCAATTGGCTTGCCAAGGTCGGTGTGGAGAAGATGTTTCTGCAAATGGCGATCATTCAGTGGGCATTGCTAGCTGGCTTTACCATTGTGCTGCTGGTATTCGGACCGTGGATTCGTGTCAAGGCCGCTTATGTTCACCATCATTATGGCGCCAAGAGATTTCTATAG